A stretch of Stenotrophomonas indicatrix DNA encodes these proteins:
- a CDS encoding PhzF family phenazine biosynthesis protein, whose amino-acid sequence MTTRRFLQLDVFSPRPGAGNPLAVVLDAEGLDDAAMQAIARWTRLPETTFVFPAQTAGTSYRLRMFSPQKEVPFAGHPSVGTAHAVLQAGLAMPADGVLVQDGIAGALPLRMTGEGAQQRIAIRTPRAQLAEIAATDDPRLQAALRTWPLGSLPPARMQGGRSWWVVEVADEAALRALHPDWDAIATLAESTDSMGVFAYAFADGSEGYDLAVRAFVGNGRRFEDAASGAANAVLAAWLDLRDALPRGRQPFDVSQGREVGHDARLTLLVDEEGEVWSGGQVQTVISGTIDW is encoded by the coding sequence ATGACCACCCGCCGCTTCCTGCAGCTGGATGTGTTTTCCCCGCGCCCGGGCGCCGGCAATCCGCTGGCCGTCGTGCTCGACGCCGAAGGCCTGGACGATGCAGCGATGCAGGCCATCGCCCGCTGGACCCGCCTGCCCGAAACGACGTTTGTGTTCCCGGCACAGACGGCCGGTACCAGCTATCGGCTGCGCATGTTCAGCCCGCAGAAGGAAGTGCCGTTCGCCGGCCATCCCAGCGTCGGCACCGCCCATGCGGTGCTGCAGGCAGGCCTGGCCATGCCGGCCGACGGGGTACTGGTTCAGGACGGCATCGCCGGTGCGCTGCCACTGCGCATGACCGGCGAAGGCGCGCAGCAGCGCATCGCCATCCGCACGCCCCGTGCGCAGCTGGCCGAGATCGCCGCCACCGATGATCCACGCCTGCAGGCCGCATTGCGCACCTGGCCGCTGGGTTCGCTGCCGCCGGCCCGCATGCAGGGTGGCCGCAGCTGGTGGGTCGTAGAGGTCGCGGATGAGGCAGCGTTGCGCGCCCTGCACCCGGACTGGGATGCGATCGCCACGCTGGCTGAATCGACCGACAGCATGGGCGTGTTCGCCTATGCCTTTGCCGATGGCAGCGAAGGTTACGACCTGGCCGTGCGCGCTTTCGTCGGCAATGGGCGCCGCTTCGAGGATGCTGCTTCTGGCGCGGCCAACGCTGTACTGGCGGCCTGGCTGGACCTGCGCGACGCCCTTCCGCGCGGCCGCCAGCCCTTCGACGTCAGCCAGGGACGCGAAGTCGGCCACGATGCGCGGCTGACGCTGCTGGTCGATGAAGAGGGCGAGGTCTGGTCCGGCGGCCAGGTGCAGACGGTGATTTCCGGCACCATCGATTGGTGA
- a CDS encoding PhzF family phenazine biosynthesis protein, with protein MTAYRYLQLDVFAHQPGTGNPLGVVFDADGLSTDRMQALAAWLNLSETVFFLRPTAAGADYHVRIFTPASELPFAGHPSVGAAWAAVTCGLAQPRDGALVQQCAAGLLPVQVTGPANAPTIRLASPVARPLPALPGDIPDTLRAAAAEGQRAELWDNGPCWWLLPLRDAEAVRTLAPDMAALRDWSIATDALGIAVFALEADTGHDLVVRAFCPADAPNVPEDPVTGSANALIGAWLRQRNALPGDNRTYVASQGREVGRDGRVQVTVDAQDTVWIGGQVQLVIDGNITW; from the coding sequence ATGACCGCCTACCGCTACCTGCAGCTCGATGTCTTCGCTCACCAGCCCGGTACCGGCAACCCACTCGGTGTCGTGTTCGACGCGGATGGACTGTCCACCGACCGCATGCAGGCCCTGGCCGCCTGGCTGAACCTGTCCGAGACCGTATTCTTCCTTCGCCCCACCGCTGCCGGCGCCGACTACCACGTGCGCATCTTCACCCCTGCCAGCGAGCTGCCCTTCGCCGGGCACCCCAGCGTGGGCGCCGCCTGGGCTGCGGTCACCTGCGGCCTGGCGCAGCCACGCGACGGGGCCCTGGTGCAGCAGTGCGCGGCCGGCCTGCTGCCGGTGCAGGTCACCGGGCCGGCCAACGCGCCCACCATCCGCCTGGCGAGCCCAGTGGCACGGCCGCTGCCGGCTCTGCCAGGCGACATTCCTGACACTCTGCGTGCCGCTGCCGCCGAGGGCCAGCGCGCCGAGCTGTGGGACAACGGCCCGTGCTGGTGGCTGCTGCCGCTGCGCGACGCCGAGGCCGTACGCACGCTGGCACCGGACATGGCGGCCCTGCGCGACTGGAGCATTGCCACCGACGCGCTCGGCATCGCCGTGTTCGCGCTCGAAGCCGATACCGGGCACGACCTGGTGGTGCGCGCGTTCTGCCCCGCCGATGCGCCCAACGTGCCGGAAGACCCGGTGACCGGCAGCGCCAACGCGCTGATCGGCGCCTGGCTTCGGCAGCGTAATGCCCTGCCCGGCGATAACCGGACCTATGTGGCCAGCCAGGGCCGCGAGGTCGGCCGCGACGGCCGCGTCCAGGTCACTGTGGATGCGCAGGACACGGTGTGGATCGGCGGCCAGGTGCAGCTGGTGATCGACGGCAACATCACCTGGTAG
- a CDS encoding bifunctional aspartate kinase/diaminopimelate decarboxylase, with amino-acid sequence MSASPLVDRWIVLKFGGTSVSRRHRWDTIGKLAKKRAEETGSRVLVVVSALSGVTNELTAIADGAPDSRDRVAALVERHQAFLDELGLGAEVLAERLAALQGLLDDPRAPSRPLDWQAEVLGQGELLSSSLGAAYLRASGLDFGWMDARQWLDALPPQPNQSDWSQRLSVNCQWRADAEWAQRFRAQPTRLLITQGFISRHADGGTAILGRGGSDTSAAYFGALLGASRVEIWTDVPGMFSANPKDVPDARLLTRLDYYEAQEIATTGAKVLHPRSIKPCRDAGVPMAILDTERPELPGTSIDGNAAPVPGVKAISRRNGIVLVSMEGIGMWQQVGFLADVFGLFKKHGLSVDLIGSAETNVTVSLDPSENLVNTDVLAALSADLSQICKVKVIVPCAAITLVGLGMRSLLHKLSDVWATFGRERVHMISQSSNDLNLTFVIDEADADGLLPILHAELIDSGAMPVEETEVFGPRWREIAGTVRPRGTPWWRGQRAHLLQLADAGTPRYVYHLPTVRARARALAAIKPIDQRYYAIKANSHPAILQLLESEGFGLECVSHGELKHVFQAIPELSPKRVLFTPSFCPRSEYEAAFALGVTVTVDNVEALQRWPDLFRNRELWLRVDLGRGEGHHAKVRTGGKESKFGLPIARVDEFVRAATELGTRVVGLHAHLGSGVETAQHWRLMCDELAGFARRIGSVHTIDIGGGLPIPYSDEDEPFDLDAWAEGLAEVKALHPAFRLAIEPGRFLVAESGVLLTHATQVVEKDGVRRVGLDAGMNTLMRPALYDAWHDIENLSRQGGYAEAAFDVVGPICESSDVFGKRRKLPVSTAPDDVMLIADAGAYGYVMSNTYNQRAMPREDVIE; translated from the coding sequence ATGTCAGCTTCCCCCCTTGTCGATCGTTGGATCGTACTGAAGTTCGGCGGCACCTCGGTGTCGCGTCGCCACCGCTGGGACACGATCGGGAAGCTGGCGAAAAAACGGGCCGAAGAGACCGGTTCGCGCGTTCTGGTGGTGGTTTCGGCGCTGTCCGGGGTCACCAATGAACTGACCGCGATTGCCGATGGCGCGCCGGACAGCCGCGATCGCGTGGCGGCGCTGGTCGAGCGCCACCAGGCCTTCCTGGACGAGCTGGGGCTGGGCGCGGAGGTGCTGGCCGAGCGGCTGGCCGCGCTGCAGGGCCTGCTGGACGACCCGCGTGCGCCCAGCCGTCCTCTGGACTGGCAGGCCGAAGTGCTCGGCCAGGGTGAACTGCTGTCTTCCAGCCTGGGCGCGGCCTACCTGCGTGCCAGCGGCCTGGATTTCGGCTGGATGGATGCGCGCCAGTGGCTGGACGCGCTGCCGCCGCAGCCGAACCAGAGCGACTGGTCGCAGCGCCTGTCGGTGAACTGCCAGTGGCGTGCCGATGCGGAATGGGCGCAGCGCTTCCGCGCGCAGCCCACGCGCCTGCTGATCACCCAGGGGTTCATCTCGCGTCACGCCGACGGTGGCACTGCCATCCTCGGCCGCGGCGGCTCGGATACCTCCGCGGCGTACTTCGGTGCGCTGCTCGGCGCCAGCCGCGTGGAGATCTGGACCGATGTGCCAGGCATGTTCAGCGCCAATCCCAAGGACGTGCCGGACGCGCGCCTGTTGACCCGCCTGGACTATTACGAAGCGCAGGAAATCGCCACCACCGGTGCCAAGGTGCTGCACCCGCGCTCGATCAAGCCGTGCCGCGATGCGGGTGTGCCGATGGCGATCCTCGATACCGAGCGTCCGGAACTGCCGGGTACCAGCATCGACGGCAATGCCGCGCCGGTGCCCGGAGTGAAGGCAATCAGCCGCCGCAACGGCATCGTGCTGGTGTCGATGGAAGGCATCGGCATGTGGCAGCAGGTCGGCTTCCTCGCCGATGTATTCGGCCTGTTCAAGAAGCACGGCCTGTCGGTGGACCTGATCGGTTCGGCCGAGACCAACGTCACCGTATCGCTGGATCCGTCCGAGAACCTGGTCAACACCGATGTGCTGGCCGCGCTGTCGGCCGACCTGTCGCAGATCTGCAAGGTCAAGGTGATCGTGCCGTGCGCGGCGATCACCCTGGTCGGCCTGGGCATGCGCTCGCTGCTGCACAAGCTGTCGGACGTGTGGGCGACCTTCGGTCGTGAGCGCGTGCACATGATCTCGCAGTCGTCCAACGACCTGAACCTGACCTTCGTCATCGACGAAGCCGATGCCGATGGCCTGCTGCCGATCCTGCACGCCGAACTGATCGACAGCGGCGCGATGCCGGTGGAAGAGACCGAAGTGTTCGGCCCGCGCTGGCGCGAAATCGCCGGCACCGTGCGTCCGCGTGGTACGCCGTGGTGGCGCGGCCAGCGTGCGCACCTGCTGCAGCTGGCCGATGCCGGCACCCCGCGCTACGTCTACCACCTGCCGACGGTGCGGGCGCGTGCCCGCGCGCTGGCGGCGATCAAGCCGATCGACCAGCGTTACTACGCGATCAAGGCCAACAGCCATCCGGCCATCCTGCAGTTGCTGGAGTCCGAAGGTTTCGGCCTGGAGTGCGTGTCGCACGGTGAGCTGAAGCATGTGTTCCAGGCCATTCCGGAACTGTCGCCCAAGCGCGTGCTGTTCACCCCCAGCTTCTGCCCGCGCAGCGAGTACGAAGCGGCGTTCGCGCTGGGCGTGACCGTCACTGTCGACAACGTCGAAGCCCTGCAACGCTGGCCGGACCTGTTCCGCAACCGCGAACTGTGGCTGCGCGTGGACCTGGGCCGTGGCGAAGGCCATCACGCCAAGGTCCGCACCGGTGGCAAGGAATCCAAGTTCGGCCTGCCGATCGCGCGCGTGGACGAGTTCGTGCGCGCGGCCACCGAGCTGGGCACACGCGTGGTCGGCCTTCATGCGCACCTTGGCAGTGGCGTGGAAACCGCCCAGCACTGGCGCCTGATGTGCGATGAGCTGGCTGGCTTCGCGCGCCGCATCGGCAGCGTGCACACCATCGACATCGGTGGTGGCCTGCCGATCCCGTACAGCGACGAAGACGAGCCGTTCGACCTGGATGCCTGGGCCGAGGGCCTGGCCGAGGTCAAGGCGCTGCATCCGGCGTTCCGCCTGGCGATCGAGCCGGGCCGCTTCCTGGTGGCCGAATCGGGCGTGCTGCTGACCCACGCCACCCAGGTGGTGGAGAAGGATGGCGTGCGCCGCGTCGGCCTGGATGCCGGCATGAACACGCTGATGCGCCCGGCCCTGTACGACGCCTGGCACGACATCGAGAACCTCAGCCGCCAGGGCGGTTACGCCGAAGCGGCGTTCGATGTGGTCGGCCCGATCTGCGAATCCAGCGATGTGTTCGGCAAGCGCCGCAAGCTGCCGGTGTCGACCGCGCCGGACGATGTGATGCTGATCGCCGACGCCGGTGCCTACGGCTATGTGATGTCCAACACCTACAACCAGCGGGCGATGCCGCGCGAAGACGTGATCGAATGA
- the murL gene encoding UDP-N-acetyl-alpha-D-muramoyl-L-alanyl-L-glutamate epimerase, with amino-acid sequence MTAFDKHQVSRFRFVRCEFAADTGVAKLVYAFDDGPEMVETVTVPGAPFVLEPARADAVQRALRLLHLIAGVSYYKAGVPDTVSIDSYSIDADTAALVETIYLNGLGEFAYRNGLNLRGRFRLPVQGEAVQAPVLGLQSHALVAIGGGKDSLVSIEALRRADVDETVTWIGGSQLIRACAERTGLPTLNLGRALAPELFELNRQGAWNGHIPVTVVNSAIMVLAALLHGVDQVVFSNERSASYGSQIPGTGEVNHQWSKGWACEQAFGNHVRKYVAADLQYYSLLRPMSELAVARQFAKSDFYDAHFSSCNRNFHILGERPVNRWCGVCPKCHFVFLALAPFMPKTRLVRIFGRNLLDDIEQAGGFDALLEFQDHKPFECVGEGRESRAAMATLAQRPEWKEDVLVKRFCNEIQPQLDAAELELAPLMQLQGEHRIPAALWERVREDFAA; translated from the coding sequence ATGACTGCTTTCGATAAACACCAGGTTTCCCGCTTCCGTTTCGTCCGCTGCGAATTCGCTGCGGACACCGGCGTGGCCAAGCTGGTCTACGCCTTCGATGACGGCCCGGAAATGGTGGAAACCGTTACCGTGCCCGGCGCCCCGTTCGTGCTGGAACCGGCCCGTGCCGATGCCGTGCAGCGCGCGCTGCGGCTGCTGCACCTGATTGCCGGCGTGAGCTACTACAAGGCCGGCGTGCCCGATACGGTCAGCATCGACAGCTACAGCATCGATGCCGATACCGCAGCGCTGGTGGAGACCATCTACCTCAACGGCCTGGGCGAATTTGCTTACCGCAACGGCCTGAACCTGCGTGGGCGCTTCCGCCTGCCGGTGCAGGGCGAGGCGGTGCAGGCGCCGGTGCTGGGCCTGCAATCGCACGCGCTGGTCGCCATCGGCGGCGGCAAGGATTCGCTGGTCAGCATCGAAGCGCTGCGCCGCGCCGACGTGGACGAGACGGTGACCTGGATCGGGGGTTCGCAGTTGATCCGTGCCTGTGCCGAGCGCACCGGGCTGCCGACGTTGAACCTGGGCCGCGCGCTGGCGCCGGAACTGTTCGAACTCAACCGCCAGGGCGCATGGAACGGGCACATCCCGGTGACCGTGGTGAACTCGGCGATCATGGTGCTGGCTGCGCTGCTGCACGGTGTGGACCAGGTGGTGTTCTCCAACGAGCGCTCGGCCAGCTACGGCAGCCAGATTCCGGGCACCGGTGAAGTGAACCACCAGTGGTCCAAGGGCTGGGCCTGCGAGCAGGCCTTCGGCAACCACGTGCGCAAGTACGTGGCCGCCGACCTGCAGTACTACTCGCTGCTGCGGCCGATGTCGGAGCTGGCGGTGGCCCGCCAGTTCGCCAAGAGCGATTTCTACGACGCGCATTTCTCCAGCTGCAACCGCAACTTCCACATCCTTGGCGAGCGCCCGGTGAACCGTTGGTGCGGCGTCTGCCCGAAGTGCCACTTCGTGTTCCTGGCCCTGGCCCCGTTCATGCCCAAGACCCGCCTGGTGCGCATCTTCGGCCGCAACCTGCTGGATGACATCGAGCAGGCTGGTGGCTTCGACGCGCTGCTGGAATTCCAGGACCACAAGCCGTTCGAATGCGTGGGCGAAGGCCGCGAATCGCGTGCGGCGATGGCCACCCTGGCGCAGCGCCCGGAGTGGAAGGAAGACGTGCTGGTGAAGCGCTTCTGCAATGAAATCCAGCCGCAGCTGGATGCGGCCGAGCTGGAGCTGGCACCGCTGATGCAGCTGCAGGGCGAACATCGTATTCCGGCGGCGCTGTGGGAACGGGTGCGTGAAGATTTCGCAGCTTGA
- the murD gene encoding UDP-N-acetylmuramoyl-L-alanine--D-glutamate ligase, which translates to MKISQLEGKRVALWGWGREGRAAYAVLRARLPSLGLSLFCPASEVAAARAETQGVLDVRGEPSAEALAAFEVVIKSPGISPYLPLALAAAEQGTRFIGGTALWFAEHADADGTVRDTICVTGTKGKSTTTALVAHLLRAAGHRTGLVGNIGLPLLEVLDPQPAPAYWAVELSSYQTGEVARSGAHPQVAVVLNLFPEHLDWHGSEQRYIEDKLQLVTGAAPRVAVLNAADPHLAALSLPGSEVVWFNQPQGWHMRGDIVHRGGQAVFDTRNTPLPGRHNRGNLCAVLAALEALGLDAVALAPAVQDFRPLPNRLQRIGQADGLTYVNDSISTTPHASLAALECFAGQRIALLVGGHDRGLDWTDFMQHMAHDVPPVEIVTMGSNGPRIHAMLQPLADAGRFGLHAAADLPDAMSLARRALGEQGGVVLLSPGAPSYGAYRDYVARGRHFAELAGFDPDTISAIPGIGIA; encoded by the coding sequence GTGAAGATTTCGCAGCTTGAAGGCAAGCGCGTAGCGCTGTGGGGCTGGGGACGTGAGGGGCGTGCTGCGTATGCGGTGCTGCGCGCGCGCCTGCCATCGCTTGGCCTGAGCCTGTTCTGCCCGGCCAGCGAGGTCGCGGCCGCGCGTGCGGAAACGCAGGGCGTGCTGGACGTGCGTGGTGAACCGTCGGCCGAGGCCTTGGCGGCATTCGAGGTGGTGATCAAGTCGCCGGGAATCAGCCCGTACCTGCCGCTCGCGCTGGCGGCGGCGGAGCAGGGCACCCGCTTCATCGGCGGCACGGCGTTGTGGTTTGCCGAACACGCCGATGCCGATGGCACCGTGCGCGACACGATCTGCGTGACCGGCACCAAGGGCAAAAGCACCACCACCGCGCTGGTCGCGCACCTGCTGCGCGCAGCGGGGCATCGCACCGGCCTGGTCGGCAACATCGGCCTGCCACTGCTGGAAGTGCTGGACCCGCAGCCGGCGCCTGCGTACTGGGCGGTGGAGCTGTCCAGCTACCAGACCGGCGAGGTCGCGCGCAGTGGTGCGCACCCGCAGGTGGCGGTGGTGCTGAACCTGTTCCCGGAACACCTGGACTGGCACGGCAGCGAACAGCGCTACATCGAAGACAAGCTGCAGCTGGTGACCGGGGCTGCGCCGCGCGTTGCCGTGCTCAATGCGGCAGACCCTCATCTTGCGGCGCTGTCACTGCCCGGCAGCGAGGTGGTCTGGTTCAACCAGCCGCAGGGCTGGCACATGCGCGGTGACATCGTGCATCGCGGCGGGCAGGCGGTATTCGATACCCGCAATACGCCACTGCCGGGCCGCCACAACCGCGGCAACCTGTGCGCGGTGCTGGCCGCGCTGGAGGCACTGGGCCTGGATGCCGTGGCGCTGGCGCCGGCGGTGCAGGATTTCCGGCCGCTGCCGAACCGCCTGCAACGCATCGGCCAGGCCGATGGCCTGACCTACGTCAACGATTCGATCAGCACCACGCCGCATGCCAGCCTGGCGGCACTGGAGTGCTTTGCCGGCCAGCGCATCGCGTTGCTGGTCGGCGGGCATGATCGTGGCCTGGACTGGACTGATTTCATGCAGCACATGGCGCATGATGTGCCGCCGGTGGAGATCGTGACCATGGGCAGCAACGGCCCGCGCATCCACGCGATGCTGCAGCCGCTGGCCGACGCCGGCCGTTTCGGCCTGCATGCCGCTGCCGATCTGCCTGATGCGATGTCGCTGGCGCGTCGCGCACTGGGCGAACAGGGTGGGGTGGTGCTGCTGTCGCCGGGCGCGCCGAGCTATGGCGCCTACCGCGATTACGTTGCGCGCGGGCGGCATTTCGCCGAGCTGGCCGGGTTCGACCCGGATACGATCAGCGCGATTCCGGGTATCGGGATCGCCTGA